From one Phaeodactylum tricornutum CCAP 1055/1 chromosome 16, whole genome shotgun sequence genomic stretch:
- a CDS encoding predicted protein, which produces MSNPTLIYSVMSKGQAPKLYTELTNVKGARVVNNYDGTNKEIGRLIETTLFIPKGTTLAFAVPKGVGVRVSRPILNADGSEGGTDRKIVKHQIDDEHYCIIVAEQDGTSTTSITSRSGVMYMLIHLEDAVPTIGVNNVLSLLGFYSSGSREESQHLFLEHNTDFLKLGTSLSDATNDLPVELWYNEQWVCTFQRTVQRGTCYYSCLSWPPQSCSYNHTRVLKIEDSTYVHKRLASWYQTTSPHPTWGEVSGLCCAFDGDSSSDCNVVCNGVMSQDPIIVALGGVPTAGGVKKVLASNNHGTSHALFGWQEIRPAESKETSPVGSRIGATVNGQLIYHKDTTYGGRGCCLSLVKCKGNKYTPGWSICSYADHFLEPPSDCWGFVSFPVPGGMAILNLPRILVFVAAFFAVNNGYFHMTTAAAVAGTVAVMMKTLISEPTINKWKHLFVTNAACCNDLLALHNRECERAFKPGELSREGLCARLGVYP; this is translated from the exons ATGTCAAACCCGACGCTGATCTATTCCGTCATGTCGAAGGGCCAAGCACCTAAGCTATATACTGAGCTGACGAATGTGAAAGGGGCGCGTGTGGTCAACAATTACGATGGTACAAATAAGGAGATTGGGAGATTGATAGAAACAACTCTCTTTATACCAAAGGGTACAACGCTAGCTTTCGCAGTGCCTAAAGGCGTCGGGGTGAGAGTTAGTCGCCCCATCCTCAACGCTGACGGAAGCGAGGGCGGCACTGATCGAAAAATTGTGAAGCACCAAATTGATGATGAGCACTATTGCATCATCGTAGCGGAGCAGGACGGCACTTCCACCACTTCAATTACAAGCCGATCCGGCGTGATGTATATGTTGATTCATTTAGAAGATGCCGTGCCCACAATTGGGGTCAACAATGTTCTCTCGTTGCTGGGGTTTTATAGCTCGGGTTCGAGGGAAGAGTCGCAACACCTGTTCTTGGAGCACAATACGGATTTCCTTAAACTCGGGACGTCGCTAAGTGACGCCACAAATGACCTTCCCGTTGAGCTGTGGTACAATGAG CAGTGGGTTTGCACTTTTCAACGGACGGTTCAAAGAGGAACTTGTTACTATTCCTGTCTGAGCTGGCCACCACAATCTTGTTCATACAATCATACGCGGGTTTTAAAAATAGAAGATTCAACTTATGTGCACAAAAGATTGGCAAGTTGGTATCAGAC GACTAGCCCTCACCCTACTTGGGGTGAGGTGAGCGGCCTGTGCTGTGCTTTTGATGGCGACAGTAGCTCTGACTGCAACGTTGTATGTAATGGTGTCATGTCCCAGGATCCTATCATAGTTGCGCTGGGGGGGGTTCCGACTGCAGGGGGAGTAAAAAAAGTGCTCGCTTCAAATAATCATGGAACGTCGCACGCTTTGTTTGGCTGGCAGGAGATCCGTCCAGCAGAGTCTAAGGAGACCAGTCCGGTAGGGTCCAGGATTGGAGCTACTGTGAACGGACAGCTAATTTATCACAAAGATACAACGTATGGAGGGAGGGGATGTTGTCTATCCTTGGTGAAATGTAAGGGAAATAAGTACACACCAGGATGGTCCATTTGCAGTTACGCAGATCACTTTCTTGAACCCCCTTCGGATTGCTGGGGTTTTGTGTCATTCCCAGTCCCTGGAGGCATGGCTATCCTGAACTTGCCCAGAATCCTGGTATTTGTGGCAGCCTTTTTTGCCGTGAATAATGGCTACTTCCACATGACCACAGCAGCGGCAGTTGCGGGTACGGTTGCTGTGATGATGAAAACTCTGATCAGTGAACCCACAATCAATAAATGGAAACATCTCTTTGTCACCAATGCAGCCTGCTGCAATGATCTGCTTGCGCTCCACAACAGAGAATGTGAGAGAGCATTTAAGCCAGGGGAGCTGTCAAGAGAAGGTTTGTGCGCAAGGCTTGGGGTTTACccctaa